The sequence below is a genomic window from Fulvitalea axinellae.
CCATCACTTCCATTCCCAAGTTCATAGCCGCTTTCTGAGTACTCAGGCGGGTCCTGAGGCTAGGGTTCAGGAAAATAAGGCAAACGGTTTTATTCTTTCCCAAAGCTTTGTGGGCATATGGGCTCGCTTTCAATTCGAGAGCGCTTTCCACCAATTTCTTGGGGTCGGCTACATCATGTACGCTAGTGAACTGTTTCATCTCGTATGTCGGTATTCGGTACTTTGTAAAATCGCCACGGTTTCGGTGCGTGGCAAAAGGCCCGCGGGGTTAGGCGGGACAGGCGCTCAGCTGAAGTTTCAACTGACTGAAGAATGTCCCGATCATCTCGGCGCTAACATTCAACGGAGGCAAGATCCGCAATACGTTAGGGTTTGACGCGTTGCCAGTGAAAATCTTGCTCTCAAGCAGTAAGTTTTTGCGCAGTTGCGCTATCGGGGATTCGAACTCAAAGCCTAGCATAAGGCCTTTTCCCGTAATTTTCTTAATCTCAGGAATGTCTTCCGCAAGATTACGGGCCAACTCTTCCATGACGATGGCATTGTCCATCAGGTTCTCCTTCTCGATAATATCGAGAACGGAAAGCGCCGCGGCGCATGCCAAATGGTTTCCTCCGAAAGTAGTTCCCAAAAGTCCGTAAGAAGCTTCGAAGTCCGGAGAGATCAGGGCTGCTCCCACCGGAAAACCATTGCCCAATCCCTTGGCCACCGTTACGATATCCGGCTTGATTCCGGCCCATTGGTGGGCGAAAAATTTGCCCGTACGGCCAGCTCCGGCCTGTACTTCGTCGGCGATGAGTTTCGCATCGTATTTTGCGCAAAGATTTGAAAGGCCTTGCTGGAACTCGTGGCTGGCTTCGCGGATACCCGCTACGCCTTGCAAAGGTTCGTAGATTACGGCACAAACATCTCCTTTGGCTAGCTCGGCCTCAACAGCTTCCAGGTCATTAAAAGGAACGATACTCACATGGTCCGTAGGGTTGGCCGGCGCCTGGATTTTTGGATTGTCTGTTACGGCAACGGCGAGTGAGGTGCGGCCGTGGAAACCTTTTTCGAAAGCGACAACTTTCTTTTTTCCGGTTGCGAAAGACGCGAGTTTCAAAGCGTTTTCATTCGCTTCGGCACCGCTGCTACACAGGAAAAGACTGTAATCGGCGTATTCCGACACCTCCCCTAGCCTCTCGGCTAATTTGCTTTGTACGGGGTTGATTACCGAATTGGAATAAAACGCGAGTTTTTCCAATTGGCTCTGGATTCCGGCCACATAATCGGGATGGCTATGCCCTACGCTGATTACGGCATGACCGCCGTACAGGTCGAGGTATTTCTGCCCCTGATCATCATAAACATAACAACCTTCGCCTTTGGCGATAGTGACTGGATTAAGCGGATATACGTCGAAAAGATTCATTGTCGCTGTTAGTTTTCAGATTCCGTTTCCGGAAGAAATTAGAATGCGCTTGGTTTGAGTTTCAAGCCCAAAGTTTCTTCAAGGCCAAACATAAGGTTCATGTTATGCAGGGCTTGGCCGGAGGCTCCTTTCAAGAGGTTGTCAATCACGGCCGTAACGTGTAGCGTTCCGTCATAGACTTTAACATTGATAAGGCATTTGTTAGTGTTCACGGCCTGCTTGAGCGCCACGTCTTTTTCGGATACGATAGTGAACGGATGTCCTTCGTAAAATTCCGAGTACAGTTTGTGGGCTTCTTCGGTTGTGCCGTCAAACTCAGTGTAGGCGCTGATAAAGATTCCGCGAGAGAAGTTGCCGCGAACGGGAACGAAATGCAGTTTGTTTTCGAACTCGCCGGCAGTTTGCCATGAGCGAACGATCTCGTCTACGTGCTGGTGGCCAAATGCCTTATATACAGACACGTTATTGTCGCGCCAGCTGAAATGCGTGGTTCCTGTCGGGCGTTGTCCAGCTCCGGTAGAGCCTGTCACGCCATGTACGTGAACGTTGGAGCCCAACTTTCCAGCTTTGGCCAAAGGCAACATCGACAACTGGATTCCTGTGGCGAAACACCCCGGGTTGGCGATATATTTTGCCGAACGAACGGCATCTTTGTTCAATTCGGGAAGGCCGTAGATAAACTCGTCGTTTTTCCAGGCACAAGTATCGGCCAAGCGGAAATCGTGGCTGAGGTCGATTACGTTGGTGTTGGCTCCCAAGTCGGTAGTTTCCATAAACTCTCTCGACTTTCCGTGTCCCATACACAAGAACACCACATCGCAGTCTTTGGAAAGATCAGCGTCAAAACAAAGATCAGTTTCCCCTTCCAAGTCAGTGTGGATGTCCGAGATCTTTTTCCCTTTTTGGCTATTACTCTGCGCCGAAACCAACTCGGTTTCCGGATGATTGATAAGCAACCGCAACAGCTCTCCGGCCGTGTAGCCGGCTGCGCCCGCTATTCCCACCTTGATCATTACCTTAAGTCTTTAGGAATGTCACGGGAAAGCTAAGCGAAAGCCACCCGCAACGCTGTGAATATTTTATTTCAGAAACAGTAATGGTTT
It includes:
- a CDS encoding aspartate aminotransferase family protein, with product MNLFDVYPLNPVTIAKGEGCYVYDDQGQKYLDLYGGHAVISVGHSHPDYVAGIQSQLEKLAFYSNSVINPVQSKLAERLGEVSEYADYSLFLCSSGAEANENALKLASFATGKKKVVAFEKGFHGRTSLAVAVTDNPKIQAPANPTDHVSIVPFNDLEAVEAELAKGDVCAVIYEPLQGVAGIREASHEFQQGLSNLCAKYDAKLIADEVQAGAGRTGKFFAHQWAGIKPDIVTVAKGLGNGFPVGAALISPDFEASYGLLGTTFGGNHLACAAALSVLDIIEKENLMDNAIVMEELARNLAEDIPEIKKITGKGLMLGFEFESPIAQLRKNLLLESKIFTGNASNPNVLRILPPLNVSAEMIGTFFSQLKLQLSACPA
- the argC gene encoding N-acetyl-gamma-glutamyl-phosphate reductase, with the translated sequence MIKVGIAGAAGYTAGELLRLLINHPETELVSAQSNSQKGKKISDIHTDLEGETDLCFDADLSKDCDVVFLCMGHGKSREFMETTDLGANTNVIDLSHDFRLADTCAWKNDEFIYGLPELNKDAVRSAKYIANPGCFATGIQLSMLPLAKAGKLGSNVHVHGVTGSTGAGQRPTGTTHFSWRDNNVSVYKAFGHQHVDEIVRSWQTAGEFENKLHFVPVRGNFSRGIFISAYTEFDGTTEEAHKLYSEFYEGHPFTIVSEKDVALKQAVNTNKCLINVKVYDGTLHVTAVIDNLLKGASGQALHNMNLMFGLEETLGLKLKPSAF